The segment AAGCGGCATTGACATGGTGCTTGTATCATATGGTCAGGGAAATAGCCTGGCATACAATGACAGCTATCCGTTGAAGATTATAGACACGGTTTATGAAATACTGGATTTCCTATCATATTAGGGTACTGATTAAAATTCATGGTTTTTATATATTCCGAGTGTTGGCATAAATTATGTTTTTTCACTCTTGAGTAATACTTTTATACGCTTACATTTATTAGCATCTGTTTTAGTTAAAATTTAAAATAATTATATTATTAATACTTATCATGACTCCCCTTTGAATACTTATCAGATGCTCGCATTTTATTTATATAGTATCTATGAATAATATAATAATATAATCATGTAATATGTTATGTCTTTATAATGGGGGACTGTTATGAATGTTTATTGGGGAACATTTTGTTAGATATTATGTGATTATGTTTATTCAGTGATTATAGGGGAGGTGAACTAAGAGAGATTATGTCTGATGATTGTGTTTTATTAACTCAAAGTATTCTTATTCGTGGTCTTACTAAGAAACAATATAATGTTTTGGTGGATATTTCCTTGAAACTTAACTTTTTGAGAAATTGTGCTGTGGAAAAGACGCCATTTGTTAAATCTACTGACAGAAAGCATTTTAAGAAAATAAATTTTAAATCAATAATTAGCAAGGTCAAAGAGGAATTTAAGATGGAATATTCTTTTATTCAGGCTCAGTTAGCTAATACTACTATAAAAAAGCATGTTGAATCATTCAATGGCTATGTTGAGTTGAAAAATAAAAAAATTGATGGTGAATATGATCGAAAGGTTAATCCGCCTAAAAAACATGAGAATTATCGATTACATAATATCATAATTCCGAAAGAATCTATTACTTCTTCTAAAAAGAAGCTAAGGGAGGGTTTTATAGAATTACCATTAAGTAGGGAGTATAAGAAACTTTTGGAATCAAAGAATTGTAGACCTAGAATAAAAATTCCTGAGAATATACGAGATAAAAAGATTATTCAAGTGGAAATTATTCCTATAAATAATGGAAAGATGTTTAAGGCAAATTTCACTTATGAAGCTGAAAAAGAGCCACTGGATTTGGATAAGGATAAAATTATGGGTATTGATCCTGGTGTAAATAATTTTGCAACAATTGTTACAACCGAAGGGCCTCACGTGCAATTGTGGACGGGAGAAAATTAAAAAATCAAATATACTTCAAATGTAAGAAAACAGCACACTACCAATCAATTCTTGATAAGCAAGGACGTAAAACATCCAATAGAATCCGAAAAATAAACCAAAAATTCAAAAACATACAAGACAACTTCCTCAACCAAACAGTAAACTTCATCATAAAAAAATGCAAACAACAAGATGTAGGTACAATTGTGCTTGGATACAACAATAATTTCCAGCACAAGACCAATATGGGAAAAAAACAAAACCAAATATTTTCACACATAGCATTCAAACAATTCAAACAAAAACTAGAAACACGATGCCAAATACACGAAATAGACCTGATAATACAGGAAGAATCATACACAAGCCAAAGTAGCTTCCTAGATGAAGATATACTACCAGAATACCAAGAAAAAAAAGACGCTGAAAATAAGGGGGATAAAAAGAAGGAAGATAAAGTTAAATATGAATTTAAGGGCAATAGAGTCCAACGTGGATTATACGAAACACAAAATGGAAAAATTATTAACGCAGATGTAAACGCTGCAGCCAATATTATAAGAAAATGTAAGCATAGGTTCAATTTTGAGCTATTGTGTAAGTGGGTCCAGACTACTCCGTATAAAATCAAATTATAACCAAGACATCCAGATATATAATAGGTGCGGTATAAAAAAAATGTTTATCCCTTATTGTCATTATTGTTATTATCATATGTTTGTCGTTATTTGATTTGAACAAAGGCAAAAGAGAGTATTCCATGCAGTATGATTGTTTCTGGGTTTTAAATCTTTTATAATAAAAGAAAGAAAGGTTGTACTGTTTATTGTTTACTTGCTTTAAGGTGAAAAAAATGGTTGTATTATAAAATATATGTTTATGGAAGTTTTTTTTTCTTCTTGACTTATATGAGTAATACTTTTTTTTGTTTTAAAATACTTTTGGCCAAGTCTCATTCCATAAATATAAATTATAGCAACACGTATTGAAAAGTTTTTATATTCCTTAGAACATAATTTATTATTATATCAAATCTTTTTAAATTAATTTGATGGGAGTGTTTGATTAAAATGAAATTCAAGTCCATATTTCTTGTCGGTATTATATTATTGGCCTTGTTAAGTGTTTCAGCTATTTATGCTGATGATACAATTGTTTATGGCAAGTCTTCATTCATTATTCCAGAAGGATATACGCTTATGGAGAAAGATAATCAGATGGTAATGTATAACGAAGATAATGTAATAAGCATCTTTGAAGGTTCCATTAAGAATCCTGCTAAGGCTAAGGAAAATCGAATAAAGAATGGTTATAACTTTGTCGATGAGAAGAATATTACCGTTGACAATATTAAAGTAAATCAGCAGAATTATAAAAGCAGTGGTTATAACTGTATGTTCTATACTTTTAAGAAAAATAATAAGAATTATATTATAGGATTGGTTATTGATGAAAATAAACCAATTCCTTCCGATGATGATAATCCGGCAATAGGCATTATTCGTTCTTTAACTTAAAAAAACCATTTATATTTCTTTTTCTCTTTTTTTAGGATAATATGTTGGTTGTCCTATGTTTAATTACCATGTTTATGAATTGATTATTTTTTAACCATTAACTCATTTGATAATTCCATTTTAAATAATTAATTTTATGATTAATTATTCATGATGTATTCATATTAATCTATAATATACTGGCTGTTAATGATTATATTATCAATGCAGTAATTAAATATTAATAGTGGTCAATGTTAGATGTATATTTAATTATTTAAAGTAGCGGATTTGTGTGCAACAATTATGATGGTATAAATACTTGTTCTTTAATGCTATTTTTTTTAATATTTCTTCTATAAATAACTGATTTGATTTATAGTTACTTTTTTAAGCTTATGCAAATATGGGAAGATAGGAGGAACGTGTTTATTTATTAAGTCAGATTCATTAATATTTTTTTGTTCTTTTATAGTTATATGTCATGTATTTTTTTTCCTATGATTTATGCTGTTGGGCATGTTTTTGGTGATTTGTTTATTTTGATTGGAAAAAAATATTATTTTTGTTTTTATTTTTTTTCATGTTTTAATTCTTTTTGTTTAATGTATTTTTGATATTGTTGTTGTTTTGTTTATTTTTGGTGGTGTGTTTTGTGTTGTTTTGTCGTATATTTGTATATTGTACGACAAGATTATGAGGAGTAAAATATTAATAATGAATAAATAGGGT is part of the Methanosphaera sp. BMS genome and harbors:
- a CDS encoding IS200/IS605 family accessory protein TnpB-related protein encodes the protein MDGRKLKNQIYFKCKKTAHYQSILDKQGRKTSNRIRKINQKFKNIQDNFLNQTVNFIIKKCKQQDVGTIVLGYNNNFQHKTNMGKKQNQIFSHIAFKQFKQKLETRCQIHEIDLIIQEESYTSQSSFLDEDILPEYQEKKDAENKGDKKKEDKVKYEFKGNRVQRGLYETQNGKIINADVNAAANIIRKCKHRFNFELLCKWVQTTPYKIKL